One segment of Allorhodopirellula heiligendammensis DNA contains the following:
- the larB gene encoding nickel pincer cofactor biosynthesis protein LarB yields MNSPAPSSPSAGQVPSPALLEMLAAVADGTMAVEQAADDLAGRLAATAREASTFAGIAPIPGATVDIGRRARCGFGEVIYGEGKSTELMIRIVETQLDAGEHCLITRIDSMAAAQLRRHFACTHHNPLARTLRISAEADLLVCPLREESIAHVAIVTAGSTDAAVAEEAAETLAWMGIPHDRFEDIGVAGPQRVLAAVPELRKAAAIVVIAGMEGALPPTVAGHVAVPVIAVPTSTGYGANFAGLTPLMGMLTSCAPNVAVVNIDAGFKGAYLAGLIAAGLNAKNGSQTAASL; encoded by the coding sequence ATGAACTCTCCTGCCCCGTCATCGCCGTCCGCCGGCCAAGTCCCCTCCCCTGCCCTGTTAGAGATGTTAGCGGCGGTAGCCGATGGAACCATGGCGGTCGAACAGGCAGCCGATGACTTAGCGGGAAGATTAGCGGCAACCGCCCGCGAAGCGTCCACTTTTGCGGGGATCGCTCCGATCCCGGGAGCGACCGTGGATATTGGTCGTCGGGCGCGCTGTGGATTCGGAGAAGTCATCTACGGCGAGGGCAAGAGCACGGAGTTAATGATTCGCATCGTCGAAACGCAACTCGATGCAGGCGAGCACTGTTTGATCACGCGGATTGATTCGATGGCGGCCGCCCAGTTGCGACGGCATTTTGCGTGCACGCACCACAATCCACTCGCTCGCACGCTGCGAATTTCTGCTGAGGCGGATCTGCTCGTCTGTCCGCTACGTGAGGAAAGTATCGCTCACGTTGCCATCGTGACCGCCGGCAGTACGGATGCGGCGGTGGCCGAAGAGGCGGCCGAAACACTGGCTTGGATGGGTATCCCCCATGACCGGTTTGAGGACATTGGTGTCGCCGGACCGCAGCGAGTTTTGGCGGCGGTTCCAGAGCTGCGGAAGGCAGCCGCGATCGTCGTGATTGCAGGCATGGAGGGTGCACTGCCGCCAACGGTGGCCGGGCACGTGGCTGTGCCAGTGATCGCAGTGCCCACGAGCACCGGCTATGGCGCGAACTTTGCCGGCCTGACGCCGCTGATGGGGATGCTGACGTCCTGTGCTCCCAACGTGGCCGTGGTGAATATTGACGCTGGTTTTAAAGGTGCCTACTTAGCTGGCTTGATCGCGGCGGGACTCAACGCAAAGAATGGTAGCCAGACGGCTGCGTCCCTCTGA
- a CDS encoding O-linked N-acetylglucosamine transferase family protein, protein MPILHHLARTGGTLISRCLASMDGVCLLSEINPGGTDRFNPLRQAANWYGLLAEDEVREIATGDSVAFVAAIELIAARAKERGLMLVIRDWSHLDWIGFPFTQPQKKSAWNALSMPALVGCDRPSDANSARPVEKDEVHGNLKLMRRCATVRHPVDQYLSMKRLGALAAQWDDMAVWRGMREFAEFVQTMTWIRFEDFVHRPDAALRVICDVIGLTYDDGWQLRWQDYHKITGDASQGRRRSIVARPRTAVDPSLWNSLRNNGDFFATLELLGYPTPEPLRRRWYAASELPADRLEGADKRRLDWDEEVVRARQAYEDAGGDVDSSLRLAEASGWIGQVDEAADVLLKLVQFCEAGLEVEVKSLPRILSTTCDMLDRAERKYESIPIRRRWAQVDPTHQGNLFHLSLLLAGVGEIDESLSYCRRLLDVDVRHTGAAANYLLYMNYSDRYSAAEISNEHFRVGMHFTQPSDSLPPRPRMAAEKIRVGYLGSDFYTHPVGKIILPILQSHDLKRCEINIYHDGKKSDATTNAIKESVDYFTSVQGWADDRLLESVRLDDLDVLIDLGGYTGGGNRLRVLAKRLAPVQASFLGYPHTSAIPSMDYRFTDRFADPPGLTDHLYGERLVWLEHAHLAWRPYGIAEDIVSVPSSQPTLGVFNNVAKISPTAISTYAEILRRVPRATILFKYGDRFAVSTLRDRYRQVFATHGISPDRLQFRTQTETLKEHLQTMANVDLALDSFPYQGTMTSLECLCVGTPIISCCGNYYAHRATSAMMIRMGLQELVADDRNEYVEIAVEMLHDRGRLPGLRKEIQHRFDRSALTDPTGLARELESTFEEWVR, encoded by the coding sequence ATGCCAATTCTTCACCATCTAGCACGCACCGGCGGCACTCTCATCTCTCGCTGCCTGGCGTCGATGGATGGCGTTTGTTTGTTGAGCGAGATCAATCCTGGGGGCACGGATCGATTCAATCCGCTTCGGCAAGCCGCGAATTGGTATGGGCTCCTTGCAGAGGACGAAGTTCGTGAAATCGCGACAGGCGATTCGGTGGCCTTCGTCGCGGCGATCGAGCTGATCGCGGCACGGGCGAAAGAGCGGGGGCTCATGCTCGTGATTCGGGATTGGTCGCACTTGGATTGGATTGGGTTTCCTTTTACTCAGCCACAAAAGAAATCCGCGTGGAACGCGTTGTCGATGCCGGCGTTGGTTGGTTGCGATCGCCCGTCCGACGCAAATTCGGCGCGTCCGGTGGAGAAAGACGAGGTGCACGGAAATCTTAAGTTAATGAGGCGCTGTGCGACGGTACGACACCCGGTCGATCAATACTTGAGTATGAAGCGATTGGGGGCTTTGGCGGCCCAGTGGGATGACATGGCGGTATGGCGCGGAATGCGCGAGTTTGCGGAATTTGTGCAGACGATGACCTGGATTCGCTTTGAAGATTTTGTGCACCGTCCTGATGCAGCTTTGCGTGTGATCTGCGATGTAATTGGATTGACTTACGACGATGGGTGGCAACTTCGTTGGCAAGACTACCACAAGATCACAGGAGACGCTTCACAGGGACGACGTCGTTCGATTGTGGCGAGGCCTCGCACAGCGGTCGATCCATCGCTCTGGAATTCATTACGCAACAACGGAGATTTCTTTGCGACATTGGAGTTGCTCGGATATCCGACGCCCGAACCACTTCGTCGTCGATGGTACGCGGCGTCGGAGTTGCCTGCGGATCGATTGGAGGGTGCTGACAAGCGGAGGCTGGATTGGGATGAAGAAGTGGTGCGGGCGCGTCAGGCGTATGAGGATGCGGGCGGCGACGTGGACAGTTCACTTCGGTTGGCGGAGGCATCGGGTTGGATCGGCCAAGTCGATGAGGCTGCCGATGTACTGTTGAAATTGGTGCAATTTTGTGAAGCTGGGCTCGAAGTTGAAGTGAAATCTCTGCCGCGGATCCTCTCGACAACCTGCGATATGCTTGACCGGGCGGAGCGGAAGTACGAATCCATCCCCATCCGCCGTCGTTGGGCGCAAGTCGATCCTACACATCAGGGGAATCTATTTCACCTTTCGCTTCTGCTCGCAGGCGTGGGCGAGATCGACGAATCACTGTCGTATTGCCGCCGTCTGCTCGACGTTGACGTGCGACATACGGGTGCGGCAGCGAACTATCTGCTTTATATGAACTACTCGGATCGGTACTCTGCAGCCGAGATTTCAAATGAGCACTTTCGCGTTGGGATGCACTTTACCCAGCCTTCCGATTCGTTGCCGCCACGTCCGCGGATGGCTGCCGAAAAAATTCGCGTGGGCTATCTGGGAAGCGATTTTTATACCCATCCTGTTGGCAAAATTATCTTGCCGATTCTGCAGTCACACGATCTCAAACGATGTGAAATTAACATCTACCATGATGGAAAAAAATCGGATGCGACGACCAATGCGATCAAAGAATCGGTCGACTACTTTACAAGCGTGCAAGGATGGGCCGACGATCGGCTGTTGGAAAGCGTCCGGCTGGATGACCTCGACGTGCTGATCGACTTGGGAGGATACACGGGTGGTGGGAATCGGCTTAGAGTGCTCGCGAAACGGTTGGCTCCAGTGCAGGCATCGTTTTTGGGTTACCCACATACTTCGGCAATCCCATCGATGGATTATCGGTTTACGGATCGATTTGCCGATCCGCCAGGCTTAACTGATCATCTCTATGGAGAGCGGCTTGTCTGGCTTGAGCATGCCCACCTCGCTTGGCGACCCTATGGGATCGCTGAGGACATCGTGTCAGTGCCAAGTTCACAACCGACGCTGGGAGTCTTCAATAACGTGGCGAAAATCTCTCCCACCGCAATTTCTACTTACGCAGAGATTTTACGTCGCGTTCCCCGTGCAACCATCTTGTTCAAGTACGGAGATCGTTTCGCTGTCTCGACCTTGAGGGACCGTTATCGCCAGGTATTTGCCACCCACGGAATCTCTCCGGATCGGCTGCAGTTTCGCACACAGACGGAGACGCTCAAGGAGCATCTGCAGACGATGGCGAATGTTGATTTGGCGCTTGATTCGTTTCCGTACCAGGGCACAATGACCTCGCTTGAGTGTTTGTGTGTGGGCACTCCAATCATTTCTTGCTGTGGGAATTACTACGCTCATCGAGCGACGTCTGCGATGATGATTCGCATGGGGCTGCAGGAACTTGTTGCCGACGACAGGAACGAATACGTTGAGATAGCAGTGGAAATGTTACACGACCGGGGCCGGTTGCCTGGGTTACGCAAAGAAATCCAGCATCGTTTTGATCGGAGTGCGTTGACCGACCCGACCGGTCTTGCACGTGAACTGGAGTCAACTTTCGAGGAGTGGGTCCGTTGA
- a CDS encoding NAD(P)H-hydrate dehydratase: MTAASPPLRLPSRESADHKGTFGRVLLVGGSRGMAGSITLSSIAALHTGSGLVSAAVPDRVLETVAGFHPALMTTALPCLDGSFATEAWPELRPAVARQDAIGVGPGMGTGEGSTVIVEELLRQRRTALVIDADALNIISQEHWFDDDACARVADNAPVVLTPHPGELARLTGVDAKDGAAQLTAAQQLADRLRVTIVVKGGPTHVVDGCSVDRPRRAYVNGTGNPGMGTAGCGDVLTGVITSLLGQGLSGWDAARLGVWIHGRAGDAAAAGISQTGMTAWHLVQTLAAVADEMVDRRRTAPSS; encoded by the coding sequence ATGACTGCGGCCTCGCCTCCGTTGCGTTTACCGTCTCGCGAATCCGCCGATCACAAAGGCACCTTTGGCCGTGTCTTGCTGGTGGGTGGATCGAGGGGAATGGCGGGTTCGATTACGCTGTCCTCGATCGCGGCGCTGCATACCGGTTCGGGATTGGTTTCGGCGGCAGTTCCCGATCGAGTTCTGGAGACCGTTGCTGGTTTCCACCCTGCTTTGATGACGACCGCCCTGCCCTGCCTCGACGGCAGCTTTGCAACCGAGGCGTGGCCGGAGTTGCGTCCGGCCGTGGCGCGGCAGGACGCAATCGGCGTGGGGCCTGGGATGGGCACGGGAGAAGGTAGCACAGTGATTGTCGAGGAGTTGCTGCGACAGCGTCGTACGGCGCTGGTGATCGATGCTGACGCGCTGAATATCATCTCTCAGGAACATTGGTTTGATGACGACGCCTGCGCTCGAGTCGCGGACAATGCTCCTGTGGTCCTGACGCCTCACCCCGGTGAACTGGCTCGTTTGACGGGTGTTGATGCCAAGGACGGCGCGGCTCAGCTCACGGCCGCTCAACAGCTCGCCGACCGATTGCGGGTCACGATTGTGGTCAAAGGTGGCCCAACCCACGTCGTCGATGGTTGTTCAGTGGATCGACCTCGCCGCGCCTACGTCAACGGCACCGGCAATCCTGGCATGGGGACGGCGGGTTGTGGAGACGTGTTGACCGGCGTGATTACGTCACTGCTCGGACAGGGATTATCGGGTTGGGATGCGGCCCGATTGGGGGTCTGGATTCATGGCCGGGCAGGCGATGCCGCCGCGGCCGGAATTTCTCAGACAGGGATGACGGCCTGGCATTTGGTCCAGACTCTCGCTGCTGTGGCCGATGAGATGGTTGATCGTCGCCGGACGGCCCCGTCCAGCTGA
- a CDS encoding glycosyltransferase family 1 protein — protein sequence MSQTRRPRRVLYAWEWGAGSGHVQRFLPIADAVSQNGDDVIWVLKEMDRLKSCPTRKGYQVVRCPQLKPCRCGDAIPPRNLAAITWNLGYHDAERLVSVVRDWLEIFIRTRPDLVVQDFGATAGMIARSIGIRTMRIGTGYTCPPRRELPVDLPWFAKRLSSEELQNSPSNSFANCTTSLAYEKVMDRIAAACRVNGLSVPSRWDEVVEGCEDDILATLPLLDPYAAVRASPTWDGVWVGRQCLARVTDDNNSASNSESAAVLAYLKPFAHWKQLFAALKQLRVRVDLVADGVSENLLQQCDPAWVRICDGFRSIEAAAAGGMTLINNGNHGSTALSLLHGMPVIACPLFFEQRLTAEAIEEAGVGTFLDVRYPDRFIETLRTGLQEERFRARAKRFEERHASLFRDQSAAVLDRLNRQLG from the coding sequence TTGAGCCAGACGCGGCGGCCTCGTCGTGTGCTATACGCCTGGGAGTGGGGCGCAGGGTCGGGGCATGTCCAGAGGTTCCTGCCGATCGCCGATGCGGTTTCGCAAAACGGTGACGACGTCATTTGGGTACTGAAGGAGATGGATCGACTGAAGTCGTGTCCTACGCGCAAAGGGTATCAAGTAGTGCGTTGCCCGCAGCTGAAACCTTGCCGCTGTGGCGATGCGATTCCACCCCGAAATTTGGCGGCAATTACTTGGAATTTGGGTTACCACGACGCGGAACGTCTGGTCTCGGTGGTGCGAGATTGGCTTGAGATATTCATCCGCACTCGACCAGACTTGGTGGTCCAGGATTTCGGAGCGACGGCGGGAATGATTGCTCGATCCATTGGGATTCGAACCATGCGCATTGGTACCGGCTACACCTGTCCGCCTCGTCGCGAACTTCCGGTCGATCTACCTTGGTTTGCGAAACGGCTGAGCAGTGAGGAGCTACAGAACTCGCCATCGAATTCTTTCGCGAATTGCACAACCTCGCTGGCTTATGAAAAGGTAATGGACCGTATCGCAGCGGCGTGTCGGGTCAACGGTCTTTCGGTGCCAAGCCGGTGGGACGAAGTCGTCGAGGGCTGTGAGGATGATATTCTCGCGACGTTGCCGCTATTGGATCCGTACGCAGCGGTGCGAGCGTCTCCAACTTGGGATGGCGTTTGGGTTGGGCGTCAATGCTTAGCCCGCGTGACCGACGATAACAATTCAGCATCGAACTCAGAGTCAGCAGCGGTATTGGCTTATCTCAAGCCATTTGCTCATTGGAAACAGCTTTTTGCTGCGTTGAAACAGCTTCGCGTTCGCGTGGACTTAGTCGCCGATGGCGTCAGTGAAAATTTACTGCAGCAGTGCGATCCCGCATGGGTGCGGATTTGCGATGGATTCCGCTCCATCGAGGCAGCGGCCGCTGGCGGCATGACTTTGATCAACAATGGCAATCACGGATCGACGGCTTTGTCACTGCTGCACGGGATGCCAGTTATTGCTTGTCCGCTCTTTTTTGAACAGCGATTAACAGCCGAGGCGATTGAGGAGGCTGGGGTGGGCACGTTTCTGGACGTGCGTTATCCCGATCGGTTTATTGAGACCTTGCGCACTGGATTGCAAGAGGAGCGTTTTCGTGCGCGGGCAAAGCGATTTGAGGAACGTCACGCAAGTTTGTTCCGTGATCAGAGTGCTGCTGTCCTCGACCGATTGAATCGTCAATTGGGATAG
- a CDS encoding argininosuccinate synthase — translation MKSCVLAYSGGLDTSVILGWLQDQGYEVHCVYVDLGQPCEDRDAIMEKARNCGAKSSRLVDVREELCRDFAFPVLAWQAKYEQIYLLGTSIARPLISKVCLEVAREVGATAYAHGATGKGNDQCRFQLAAEALNPDIEMIAPWRIKSFREAFPGRTELIEYCDAKRIPVKASTAKPYSSDENVLHISYEAGKLEELDVNGVELVEFGMGVSPQDAPDKAEEVTIGFESGVPVTLNGKKVSALEMVEQLNTIAGRNGVGRIDMVENRFVGMKSRGVYESPGMTVLYDALMNVEQLTMDRDLMHLRDRLAPEVAEMVYYGFWYTPKMDALFAFIREAQKPVTGEVTLQLYKGNIMVASRQSPNSLYDEEIATMEGGGTYNQDDAEGFLRIHGLPCRVQGRVTPRKF, via the coding sequence ATGAAAAGTTGCGTGCTGGCCTATTCCGGTGGACTCGATACCTCGGTCATCCTCGGTTGGTTGCAAGACCAGGGCTACGAAGTTCACTGCGTCTACGTGGATTTGGGCCAGCCCTGTGAAGATCGTGACGCGATCATGGAAAAGGCCCGCAACTGCGGGGCAAAATCGTCACGTTTGGTCGACGTCCGCGAAGAACTCTGCCGCGATTTCGCTTTCCCCGTGCTGGCGTGGCAAGCCAAATACGAGCAAATCTATCTGCTCGGCACCTCCATCGCCCGCCCGCTGATCAGTAAAGTCTGCCTCGAAGTGGCACGCGAAGTTGGTGCGACCGCCTACGCTCACGGAGCTACCGGCAAGGGCAACGACCAATGCCGCTTCCAGCTCGCCGCCGAAGCTCTCAACCCCGACATCGAAATGATCGCGCCGTGGCGAATCAAGTCGTTCCGGGAAGCCTTCCCTGGTCGTACCGAACTGATCGAGTACTGCGATGCCAAACGGATCCCCGTTAAAGCCTCGACCGCGAAGCCGTACAGTAGCGACGAAAACGTTCTCCACATCTCTTACGAAGCCGGCAAGCTGGAAGAACTCGACGTCAATGGTGTCGAGCTGGTCGAGTTCGGCATGGGCGTCTCTCCACAAGATGCCCCTGACAAAGCCGAAGAAGTCACGATCGGATTCGAGTCCGGTGTGCCCGTGACACTCAATGGTAAAAAAGTCTCAGCGCTCGAAATGGTCGAGCAGCTCAATACGATCGCCGGTCGCAATGGCGTCGGTCGAATCGACATGGTCGAGAATCGCTTTGTCGGTATGAAGAGCCGTGGTGTGTATGAATCACCCGGCATGACCGTCCTCTACGACGCATTGATGAACGTCGAGCAGCTCACCATGGACCGCGACCTGATGCACCTGCGTGATCGGCTCGCCCCCGAAGTGGCCGAGATGGTTTATTACGGGTTCTGGTACACACCGAAAATGGACGCCCTGTTCGCGTTCATTCGGGAGGCCCAAAAACCGGTCACCGGTGAAGTCACCCTGCAACTCTACAAAGGCAACATCATGGTCGCTTCGCGTCAGAGCCCGAACAGCCTCTACGACGAAGAGATTGCAACGATGGAAGGTGGCGGCACGTACAACCAAGACGACGCTGAAGGCTTCCTGCGGATTCACGGTCTCCCCTGCCGAGTCCAAGGCCGCGTGACCCCACGCAAATTCTGA
- a CDS encoding ABC transporter permease gives MIWKVIEIHLRRLRHNRVEWLLTFVVPIAFFSIFAWIFTHGVGTTPKVKVALVNAAGSDRCQEILDQLSESEGLRVMPGPDETSVLDRQAAETMVRRGIATIAVVLDIDNDQLSAELLNDSSDKVASQVVTALVTQAVIGEAMPTTVRAEGPAGSLIGEPTEARTGNPVPKKETATQDDTTQDDREFAQFVRNVAATSRPGSQPGTPSADPPLLAAPRIEVVNILGQGKSNPVVSVYAAGIAVMFLLFNASTGGGVLLEERENQTLERLLATQMTMDQLLLGKWFYLTLLGCVQVTVMFLWAQLVFGLDLLGHLDGFAIMTLATASAAASFGLFLATLCRTRGQLGGLSVIAILTMSALGGSMVPRYVMSESLQQAGLWTFNAWALDGYDKVFWRELPVGELGPQLTVLLAAAFGLLVAARVLAIRWETA, from the coding sequence GTGATTTGGAAAGTAATTGAAATTCATCTGCGTCGCCTCCGCCATAATCGAGTGGAGTGGTTGTTGACGTTCGTAGTGCCTATCGCCTTCTTCAGTATTTTTGCGTGGATCTTCACCCATGGGGTGGGGACAACACCGAAAGTCAAAGTGGCGCTCGTCAATGCGGCGGGATCTGATCGTTGCCAAGAGATTCTTGACCAACTCAGTGAGAGCGAGGGGCTGCGAGTGATGCCGGGACCGGACGAAACGTCGGTGCTCGATCGGCAGGCCGCGGAAACGATGGTTCGCCGCGGCATTGCGACGATCGCCGTAGTGCTTGATATCGATAACGATCAGCTGTCCGCTGAATTGCTCAATGATTCTTCCGACAAAGTCGCCAGCCAAGTGGTGACGGCCCTGGTCACGCAGGCGGTGATCGGCGAGGCAATGCCCACGACTGTGCGGGCAGAGGGTCCGGCGGGATCACTGATAGGGGAACCAACCGAAGCGCGTACAGGAAATCCTGTACCGAAAAAAGAGACTGCCACTCAAGACGACACCACCCAAGACGACAGAGAGTTCGCTCAGTTCGTGCGCAACGTCGCGGCGACATCCAGACCCGGATCACAGCCGGGCACCCCTTCCGCAGATCCGCCGCTGTTAGCAGCGCCCAGGATTGAGGTCGTCAATATTCTCGGGCAAGGCAAATCGAATCCAGTTGTCAGCGTCTATGCCGCTGGGATTGCGGTCATGTTCTTGCTCTTCAACGCCTCCACCGGTGGAGGCGTGTTGCTGGAAGAGCGTGAGAACCAGACGCTCGAGCGTCTGTTGGCCACGCAGATGACCATGGATCAGTTGTTGTTAGGCAAGTGGTTTTACCTGACCTTGTTAGGCTGTGTGCAGGTCACGGTGATGTTCTTGTGGGCCCAACTCGTCTTTGGGTTGGATCTACTCGGGCATCTCGATGGTTTTGCCATCATGACGCTGGCGACAGCTTCAGCCGCGGCTTCGTTTGGTTTGTTTTTAGCGACCTTGTGCCGGACACGTGGTCAACTCGGCGGCCTCTCCGTGATTGCCATCCTCACCATGAGCGCTTTGGGCGGCTCGATGGTGCCTCGCTACGTGATGAGCGAGTCGTTGCAGCAAGCGGGTTTGTGGACATTCAACGCGTGGGCGCTCGATGGCTACGACAAAGTCTTTTGGCGTGAGCTTCCCGTGGGCGAACTCGGACCCCAGCTCACGGTGTTGTTGGCAGCTGCGTTCGGATTGCTGGTAGCCGCCCGCGTGCTGGCGATTCGCTGGGAGACTGCGTGA
- a CDS encoding ankyrin repeat domain-containing protein — translation MSSLLPTATFHEKLNLHAVDFFEDEQVVELCEAIEDNDLDEMKRLIAAGVDVNTIGKDGITPLFWAFPDNQLERFVLLLKKEADPNVRLTSDLGLPNVFRSGDTVMHLAARSQFPTQFLEVIKHGGNPTVPGRHGDTVLHEIIRAGVRNADERIAAAVAKGADINAIDHLEATPIETAVGRFGQYDLAIELLEMGADPTIASDERLGNTIHSVLANKRSVDNGKGVMFPREYAAIERFLAALQVKGYDVDQAQEDIERWAELSKQNPSRPGWFRKNEILRLKKRNARVQKAEQHANEQSSKKHVGKADASQ, via the coding sequence ATGAGTTCACTGCTTCCTACTGCCACCTTTCATGAGAAGCTCAATTTGCATGCAGTTGACTTCTTTGAGGATGAACAAGTCGTCGAGTTATGCGAAGCCATTGAGGACAATGATCTCGATGAGATGAAGCGATTGATTGCGGCGGGGGTTGATGTCAATACGATCGGCAAGGATGGCATAACCCCTCTGTTCTGGGCTTTCCCCGACAACCAGCTCGAAAGATTTGTACTCTTATTGAAAAAGGAAGCAGATCCCAACGTCCGTCTCACTTCTGATCTGGGTTTGCCAAACGTCTTTCGATCGGGAGATACGGTGATGCATTTGGCCGCCCGATCGCAATTCCCAACACAATTTCTCGAGGTGATAAAACATGGCGGTAATCCGACGGTGCCAGGCAGACACGGTGACACCGTGTTACACGAGATTATCAGAGCTGGGGTGCGAAACGCGGATGAACGAATCGCGGCGGCAGTCGCCAAGGGAGCGGATATCAACGCGATCGACCATTTGGAAGCGACACCCATTGAAACTGCCGTAGGGCGATTTGGACAATACGACCTGGCGATCGAGTTGCTTGAAATGGGGGCTGACCCCACGATCGCAAGCGATGAACGACTCGGAAATACCATTCACTCAGTTTTGGCGAATAAGCGTTCGGTCGACAATGGAAAGGGCGTGATGTTCCCGCGTGAATATGCCGCCATAGAGCGATTCCTCGCTGCTTTGCAAGTCAAAGGCTACGACGTCGATCAGGCACAGGAGGATATCGAACGCTGGGCCGAGCTTTCGAAGCAAAACCCTTCGCGCCCCGGGTGGTTTCGCAAGAATGAAATATTGCGACTAAAGAAGCGCAATGCGAGGGTTCAAAAAGCAGAACAGCATGCGAATGAACAAAGCAGCAAAAAACATGTCGGGAAGGCTGATGCCAGTCAATGA
- a CDS encoding ABC transporter ATP-binding protein, which yields MKDLRKSYPQPGAGWGFGGGAVKQHVALDGITFELQQGERLAYLGPNGAGKTTMIRCLSGRAQADSGTIDMLGQRVQRTSPRDMLGLVPQEIALYADLTTRENLFAFGRFHGLRGSTLKRQVDWALKWTGLADRGDELVATFSGGMKRRINLACGVLHEPEVLLLDEPSVGVDPQSRERIFLMLDQLSERGTSILLTTHHLDEAETQCDRIVIADHGRVVAAGTFDELLRQTIGVDRVVRIQLEQPLRGHGNEPLATSGVRLSATPGESHVTAKVSEIAVGLPRLIEAVGAARYTVADVEVHSPTLHHVFLHLTGRELRD from the coding sequence GTGAAGGACTTGCGTAAAAGCTACCCGCAACCGGGAGCCGGTTGGGGATTTGGTGGCGGGGCAGTCAAGCAACACGTGGCGCTCGACGGGATCACCTTTGAACTGCAGCAGGGCGAGCGTCTTGCATACCTCGGGCCGAACGGAGCCGGCAAAACGACGATGATTCGTTGTCTTTCCGGACGTGCCCAAGCGGACTCAGGGACGATCGATATGCTCGGGCAACGGGTCCAGCGGACTTCACCCCGCGATATGCTGGGACTCGTCCCCCAAGAAATCGCGTTGTACGCGGATCTCACGACGCGCGAAAATCTATTTGCGTTTGGCCGTTTTCATGGTCTGCGAGGCTCGACACTTAAACGTCAAGTCGACTGGGCGTTGAAGTGGACGGGGCTGGCTGATCGCGGTGACGAACTCGTTGCCACGTTTTCGGGAGGGATGAAACGTCGCATCAATCTGGCCTGTGGCGTCTTGCACGAGCCCGAAGTGCTGTTGCTTGACGAACCCAGCGTGGGTGTCGATCCCCAGAGCCGTGAACGGATCTTTCTTATGCTGGACCAACTCAGCGAGCGCGGCACTTCGATCTTATTGACGACCCATCATCTCGATGAAGCGGAAACACAGTGCGACCGGATCGTGATTGCCGATCATGGTCGCGTCGTGGCTGCGGGCACATTTGACGAATTGCTGCGGCAAACGATTGGCGTCGATCGCGTGGTTCGCATTCAACTTGAGCAACCCTTGCGAGGCCACGGCAACGAGCCACTGGCGACCAGCGGTGTCAGGTTGTCGGCGACACCGGGGGAGTCTCATGTCACTGCGAAGGTGTCTGAGATCGCCGTCGGCTTGCCCCGTCTGATCGAAGCTGTTGGAGCGGCGAGATATACCGTCGCGGACGTCGAAGTGCACAGTCCTACACTGCATCACGTGTTTTTGCATCTCACTGGTCGCGAGCTCAGGGATTGA